A single Drechmeria coniospora strain ARSEF 6962 chromosome 03, whole genome shotgun sequence DNA region contains:
- a CDS encoding Protein transport protein SEC24 translates to MSAPSSAGHGQFPGSEQQQFGQPAQTETGQPDAGAAPGKKKKRGYAAGAFDVGTGANATTNAQLQGGAQQYGIPAAGQQQPAAYGGYPQPDAQQAGGAAYQYGQPGMQQQQQPAQQGAHPAYPAAPDQGYPAPVGGAQLGQAGVADISQAMGGMHLGGQADAQQQQQQQQQPAAAQGHRAGPLNQLYPTDLMNQPFSVAELDLPPPPIVLPPNTSVTPSPDSNCPPRYTRSTLNAVPTTNSLLKKSKLPFALVIQPYGSLHDDEDHVPVVQDQVISRCRRCRTYINPFVTFLDHGHRWRCNMCNLSNDVPQAFDWDAAAQQTVDRWQRHELNHSVVEFVAPQEYMVRPPQPLVYLFVVDVSYAAVSNGLLATAARTILDSLNRIPNADRRTRLGFVAVDAGLHYFSIPKDADEGAETKMLVVSDLDEPFLPVPHDLLVPLTESRQSIERFLQKLPDMFLNNQNNGSCMGAALRAGHKLISPLGGKIVVLTASLPNVGTGKLDMREDKKLLGTSKEGGLLQTGNSFYKSFAVECSKNQVSIDMFLFSSQYQDVASLSNLPRYTGGQTWFYPGWHASRPEDALKFASEFSDYLSSEIGLEAVLRVRATTGLRMNTFYGNFFNRSSDLCAFPAFPRDQCYVVEVAIDENITKNFVCLQAAVLHTTCNGERRIRVITLALPTTTNLSDVYASADQCAITTYFSHKAVERTLGSGLEAARDALQAKLTELLQTFKKELGGGSMGGGGLQFPANLRGLPVLFLGLIKNVGLRKSTQIPSDIRSAALCLLSTLPVPLLMRYIYPRLYSLHDMPDNAGTPDEQTGQIILPPPVNLSSERLMSYGLYLIDDGQTQFLWVGRDAVPQLVGDVFGIEDRTQLQVGKGRVPELEGDFNERVRAVIQKSRDHRSLGVGSITVPHLYIVREDGEPSLKLWAQTLLVEDRADQGVSAAQWLGVLREKKRKQDGPRRRGRRQRQHADDEGDGKTASYRSCLTTKVQLVPEEYDEKRNA, encoded by the exons ATGTCGGCCCCCTCGAGCGCCGGTCACGGTCAATTCCCCGGcagcgagcagcagcagttcGGCCAGCCGGCCCAGACGGAGACGGGCCAGCCGGACGCCGGCGCTGCTCctggcaagaagaagaagaggggatacgccgccggcgcgttCGACGTAGGCACCGGCGCCAATGCCACGACCAACGCCCAGCTGCAAGGCGGCGCCCAGCAGTACGGCATCCCTGCTgccggccagcagcaacCGGCAGCCTACGGAGGCTACCCACAACCCGACGCCCAGCAGGCTGGAGGTGCTGCCTACCAGTACGGGCAGCCCGggatgcagcagcagcagcagccggctCAGCAGGGCGCCCACCCTGCCTATCCGGCGGCCCCCGATCAAGGATATCCCGcgcccgtcggcggcgcccagCTTGGCCAGGCCGGCGTGGCGGACATCAGCCAGGCCATGGGCGGCATGCATCTCGGTGGCCAGGCCGatgcgcagcagcagcagcagcagcagcagcagccggcggcggcccaaGGGCACCGGGCTGGACCTTTGAACCAGCTCTACCCCACCGACCTGATGAACCAGcccttctccgtcgccgagctcgacctcccgccgccgccgatcgTCCTGCCCCCCAAT ACAAGCgtgacgccgtcgcccgatTCCAACTGCCCTCCGCGGTACACTCGCTCGACGCTCAACGCCGTGCCCACCACCAACTCCCTGCTCAAGAAGTCGAAGCTGCCCTTTGCCCTCGTCATCCAGCCGTACGGCTCGctgcacgacgacgaggaccacGTGCCCGTCGTGCAGGACCAGGTCATCTcgcgctgccgccgatgccgaacgTACATCAACCCCTTCGTCACCTTCCTCGACCACGGCCACCGCTGGAGGTGCAACATGTGCAACCTCAGCAACGACGTCCCCCAAGCCTTTGACTGGGACGCCGCGGCGCAGCAGACGGTGGACAGGTGGCAGCGCCACGAGCTCAACCACTCGGTCGTCGAGTTCGTCGCCCCGCAGGAGTACATGGTCCGCCCGCCCCAGCCGCTCGTCtacctcttcgtcgtcgacgtgaGCTACGCCGCCGTGTCCAACGGCCTGCTCGCCACCGCGGCCCGGACGATACTCGACAGCCTGAACCGGATACCCAACGCGGACAGGCGAACgcgcctcggcttcgtcgccgtcgacgccggcctgcaCTACTTCTCCATCCccaaggacgccgacgagggtgccgagaccaagatgctcgtcgtcagcgacctcgacgagccctTCCTCCCCGTCCCTCACGACCTCCTGGTGCCGCTGACGGAGAGCCGGCAGAGCATCGAGAGGTTCCTGCAGAAGCTGCCCGACATGTTCCTGAACAACCAGAACAACGGCTCCTGCATGGGCGCCGCCCTCCGCGCCGGCCACAAGCTCATCTCGCCTCTCGGCGGCAAGatcgtcgtcctcaccgCCTCGCTGCCGaacgtcggcaccggcaagcTGGACATGCGGGAGGACAAGAAGCTGCTGGGCACGTCCAAGGAGGGCGGCCTGCTGCAGACGGGCAACAGCTTCTACAAgagcttcgccgtcgagtgCTCCAAGAACCAGGTCTCCATCGACATGTTTCTGTTCTCGTCGCAGTACCAGGACGTCGCCTCCCTCAGCAACCTCCCGCGATACACGGGCGGCCAGACCTGGTTCTACCCCGGCTGGCACGCGTCGCGGCCCGAGGACGCGCTCAAGTTCGCCTCCGAGTTCAGCGACTACCTGTCGTCGGAgatcggcctcgaggccgtcctcCGCGTGCGCGCCACGACGGGCCTGCGCATGAACACCTTCTACGGCAACTTCTTCAACCGCAGCTCGGACCTGTGCGCCTTCCCCGCCTTCCCGCGAGACCAATGctacgtcgtcgaggtggccatcgacgagaaCATCACCAAGAACTTTGTCTGCCTGCAGGCGGCCGTGCTGCACACGACGTGCAACGGCGAGCGTCGCATCCGCGTCATCACCCTGGccctgccgacgacgaccaaccTGTCCGACGTCtacgcctcggccgaccagTGCGCCATCACCACCTACTTCAGCCACAAGGCGGTCGAGCGAACGCTCGGCAGCGggctcgaggcggcgcgcGACGCCCTGCAGGCCAAGCTCACCGAGCTCCTGCAGACGTTCAAGaaggagctcggcggcggcagcatgggcggcggcggcctccaGTTCCCGGCCAACCTGCGCGGCCTGCCCGTGCTGTTCCTCGGCCTCATCAAGAACGTCGGGCTCCGGAAGTCGACGCAGATCCCGTCCGACATCCGGTCGGCCGCGCTGTGTCTCCTGTCGACGCTTCCCGTGCCGCTCCTGATGCGCTACATCTACCCCAGGCTCTACTCCCTGCACGACATGCCCGACAACGCCGGCACGCCCGACGAGCAGACGGGCCAGATCatcctgccgccgcccgtgaACCTGTCGTCGGAACGGCTCATGTCGTACGGCCTGTacctcatcgacgacgggcagaCGCAGTTCCTCTGggtcggccgcgacgccgtGCCGCAGCTGGTCGGAGACGTCTTCGGCATCGAGGACCGAACGCAGCTGCAGGTCGGGAAGGGCCGCGTCCCCGAGCTCGAGGGAGACTTCAACGAGCGGGTCAGGGCCGTGATCCAGAAGAGCAGGGATCACAGgtcgctcggcgtcgggagCATCACCGTCCCGCACCTGTACATTGTgcgcgaggacggcgagccgAGCCTCAAGCTCTGGGCCCAGACGTTGCTTGTGGAAGACCGGGCGGACCAGGGAGTCAGTGCGGCGCAATGGCTGGGAGTTTTGCGGGAAAAG AAGCGGAAGCAAGATGGaccgcgccgacgaggcagacgccagcggcagcacgcagacgacgagggcgatggcaaAACTGCAAGCTACCGAAGCTGTCTTACGACAAAGGTACAATTGGTCCCCGAAGAATACGACGAGAAAAGAAATGCGTAG
- a CDS encoding PH domain protein, whose translation MERTYSIRSFSTADDQSLSTRNNTLKKKSSMRRRSSSRRSNRAGSVRSLIIQSAADAEDVTSAFYCPVPTSGTPTDVLVVRFQTWRKVLKDLISYFREIQSHYEQRSKSLVKLGNVANNISTPANFLTSAGIDDALQFLRNYHKAAIQEAAKAKEIEEDVILAITGLRGDLQQKIKEIKNLSGDFKNSVDREMDHTRKAVAALVNVLDKNEVNSASTTGKQDPYLLRLAVDHQVERQIDEENYLHQAYLNLESSGRELESIVVGEIQKAYNAYAGILKREADNAYGVVGELRDGPVSMPKDQEWIHFMIHDGQIVDPTVPMRSPEQIHYPGQDHVAAQEIRAGLLERKSKYLKSYTAGWYVLSTTHLHEFKSADKAQAPIMSLYLPEQKLGSHSTEGGASNKFILKGRQTGTMHRGHTWVFRAESHDTMMAWYEDIKALTEKTAEERSQFVRTHSRSLSQSSRRSMSSDGIVDEDDDEPFSANQVGLEPELRPESASRRPQPGGRFPSDMQVKAQRGSQAPQSPSSVSSGRQEYQPDTGAFATAHYSQQDDHLGYGGTARTPMDAVHSHAAMASQDARNDGVNPYTSEPLPPAHSMPVDDGYFGTQAVAAHEYLDPEPESQTPVEVAEQEVERSMIDKEARAVEERQDSNGRPDDSAKEANGIVHVEALVSAPNELTVVIMTAGSVSMTKSQQEPAFQALPEVEASEQATSNATPSAGAIGRSRPTEGRTDSEATILNLQMPGKFPRGGGLTSP comes from the exons ATGGAGCGAACCTACTCCATCCGCAGTTTCTCCACTGCCGACGACCAGTCTCTCTCGACGAGGAATAATACGCTGAAGAAGAAGAGCTCGATGCGGcgtcgcagcagcagccgtcgCAGCAACAGAGCCGGCAGCGTGCGAAGCCTCATCATCCAgtccgccgccgatgcggaAGACGTCACGAGCGCGTTCTACTGTCCTGTCCCGACGTCGGGCACCCCCAccgacgtgctcgtcgtcagGTTCCAGA CGTGGCGCAAGGTGCTCAAGGACCTGATTTCCTACTTCCGCGAGATCCAGTCCCACTATGAGCAACGATCAAAGTCCCTCGTCAAGCTCGGAAACGTTGCCAACAACATCTCGACCCCCGCCAATTTcctcacctcggccggcatcgacgatgcACTCCAATTCCTTCGGAACTACCACAAGGCCGCCATCCAGGaggccgccaaggccaaggagatCGAAGAAgacgtcatcctcgccatcacGGGTCTGCGCGGCGACCTTCAGCAGAAGATCAAGGAAATCAAGAATCTTTCGGGCGACTTCAAGAACTCGGTCGATCGCGAGATGGATCACACCCGCAAGGCTGTGGCCGCCCTCGTCAACGTCCTGGACAAGAACGAGGTGAattcggcctcgacgacgggaaagCAAGACCCATACCTGCTccgtcttgccgtcgaccACCAGGTCGAGCGCCAGATTGACGAGGAAAACTATCTCCATCAG GCATACCTGAACCTCGAGAGTTCCGGCCGAGAGCTGGaatccatcgtcgtcggcgagatcCAGAAGGCGTACAACGCCTACGCCGGAATATTGAAGCGCGAGGCCGACAACGCCTacggcgtcgtgggcgaGCTCCGTGACGGCCCCGTTTCCATGCCCAAGGACCAGGAATGGATCCACTTCATGATCCACGACGGACAGATCGTCGATCCCACCGTTCCCATGCGCTCGCCCGAGCAGATCCACTACCCGGGCCAAGATCACGTTGCCGCTCAGGAGATTCGCGCGGGCCTGCTCGAGCGCAAGAGCAAGTACCTCAAGAGTTACACCGCCGGCTG GTATGTCCTTTCTACCACGCACCTCCACGAGTTCAAGTCGGCGGACAAGGCGCAGGCGCCCATCATGTCCCTTTACTTGCCGGAGCAGAAGCTGGGATCGCACTCGACCGAAGGCGGCGCCTCGAACAAGTTCATCCTCAAGGGCCGGCAGACGGGTACCATGCACAGGGGACACACCTGGGTCTTCCGGGCCGAGAGCCACGATACCATGATGGCCTGGTACGAGGACATCAAGGCTCtgacggagaagacggcggagGAGCGCAGCCAGTTTGTGCGCACCCACTCCCGGAGCCTCAGCCAGTCCTCCCGTCGGTCCATGAGCAGcgatggcatcgtcgacgaggatgacgacgagccctTCTCCGCCAATCAAGTCGGCCTCGAACCGGAGCTGCGGCCCGAGTCAGCATCCCGACGACCCCAACCAGGTGGGCGGTTTCCATCCGACATGCAAGTCAAGGCGCAACGAGGCTCACAAGCCCCCCAATCACCCTCTAGCGTGAGCTCTGGCCGTCAGGAATATCAACCTGACACCGGGGCCTTCGCCACCGCCCACTACAGCCAGCAGGACGATCATCTGGGGTACGGCGGCACGGCGCGAACGCCCATGGACGCCGTTCATTCGcatgccgccatggccagccaAGACGCGCGCAACGATGGCGTCAACCCGTACACGAGCGAGCCGCTACCTCCGGCTCATTCGatgcccgtcgacgacggataCTTTGGCACCCAAGCTGTGGCGGCTCATGAATATCTAGATCCGGAGCCCGAGAGCCAAACTCCCGTCGAAGTCGCCGAGCAGGAAGTGGAGCGCAGCATGATCGATAAGGAGGCTCGCGCGGTCGAGGAACGCCAGGACAGCAACGGGAGGCCGGATGATTCGGCGAAAGAAGCGAATGGTATTGTTCATGTCGAAGCCCTCGTTTCCGCTCCGAATGAGCTaaccgtcgtcatcatgaCAGCCGGCAGCGTGTCCATGACCAAATCGCAACAAGAGCCTGCGTTTCAGGCCCTGCCCGAGGTGGAGGCTTCCGAACAGGCCACATCGAATGCGACACCCTCAGCTGGAGCGATTGGCCGGAGTCGTCCGACGGAAGGTAGAACGGATAGCGAGGCGACCATACTGAACCTGCAGATGCCAGGCAAGTTtcctcgaggcggcgggcTAACGTCGCCTTGA
- a CDS encoding zinc metalloproteinase, giving the protein MAPTLLSLKELRRRSRASFRTSNSTDGSSDGVVSQGTSLSSGSVTPPSIAQQSDPSLDLQLKSSLVSQPANQAQPPVRPAPSLGSNPSRYSVSGMSGLGAPPVHGKTTMPLSKYAPRVHNVAENSWVYQKVLLICGTIGEASLAPIDGTVTVSRYDDGFPSIGWPVCESHFKALVYMQPGLNKLRLDFSSPKLANSQSSNPIHASYLTLHMLPTLNAPPLQLAILLGKDSPGTYDATPARLEREGNGLETAMRKFRMAAYLWQAFTAEQMWRQRLGRRVFGFEEEWCLGTSNARDVESGTMRSEARIHIIRSDRTVAELRDLNKAQQNDKATDKNALFAIANDAVRAHFKPSPGQRMYVSVLLLDARWDVGASTIAGHAALGGNAGNIHLAVFGSHCLQSYPASFEEVVPAFTDCTLTDTDYVANDCDDAGSSWEAANLGIGAHLHETGHLFGCPHQESGVMLRDYVVLNRTFVSREAFSTRTKSKGGLALQEDECGWHRLDALRFRAHPAFRLPNDAPMNPDESVQAFATESSAVLVVAAAGISFVEIFGEGDDVCRSWIEFPTENAPVQRQVTLHELDLRARLPDAKRKGRMRISIKSHGGGSLTIDDVKDFLGKKSFVKLGNGKVASRSHRLGESGTDGSESQDLVFTSAAEHGRVMSRIIVYHGSAVDGIEFVYDDESTQHFGMKNGQQGGGTLEFDIRRGEYLCGFVVRAGHWIDAVQILTSLGRKSPMFGNARGGSAPSSRSHTLIPPRGYSICGISGSFGSLVDGFSILIKR; this is encoded by the exons ATGGCTCCAACCCTCCTGAGCCTGAAggagcttcgccgccgctccaGGGCCAGCTTCCGAACCAGTAATTCCACGGACGGCTCGAGCGATGGCGTCGTGAGCCAGGGAACCTCGCTTTCCAGCGGATCCGTCACGCCCCCTTCCATCGCCCAGCAGTCGGACCCGTCGCTCGATCTTCAGCTCAAGAGCAGCCTCGTCTCCCAGCCGGCGAATCAAGCCCAGCCGCCGGTCCGCCCCGCGCCGTCCCTAGGGTCGAATCCCAGCAGGTACAGCGTTTCCGGAATGTCGGGCCTCGGTGCCCCCCCTGTGCATgggaagacgacgatgccgctgTCCAAGTATGCACCCAGGGTGCACAACGTGGCGGAAAACTCGTGG GTCTATCAAAAGGTGCTCCTGATCTGCGGCACCATCGGCGAAGCAAGCCTGGCTcccatcgacggcaccgtcaccgtcagtcggtacgacgacggcttcccCTCCATCGGCTGGCCCGTCTGCGAATCCCACTTCAAGGCTCTCGTCTACATGCAGCCGGGCCTCAACAAGCTGAGGCTCGACTTCTCGAGCCCGAAACTGGCCAACAGCCAGTCGTCGAATCCCATCCACGCCTCCTACCTGACCCTGCACATGCTGCCGACGCTCAACGCGCCGCCGCTCCAGCtggccatcctcctcggcaaGGACTCGCCGGGAACGTACGATGCCACGCCCGCGCGCCTCGAGCGAGAGGGAAACGGGCTGGAGACGGCGATGCGAAAGTTTCGCATGGCCGCCTACCTCTGGCAGGCCTTCACCGCCGAGCAGATGTGGCGCCAGAGGCTGGGGAGGCGCGTCTTCGGCTTCGAGGAGGAGTGGTGCTTGGGCACGTCCAACGCGCGTGACGTCGAGAGCGGCACGATGCGATCGGAGGCGAGGATCCACATCATCCGCTCCGACCGCACCGTTGCCGAGCTGCGCGACCTGAACAAGGCGCAGCAAAACGACAAGGCGACGGACAAGAACGCGctcttcgccatcgccaacgaTGCGGTCAGGGCCCACTTCAAGCCGTCTCCGGGCCAGAGGATGTACGTCTCCGTCCTCCTGCTCGATGCCCGCTGGGACGTCGGTGCCAGCACCATCGCCGGCCATGCGGCCTTGGGCGGGAACGCCGGCAACAtccacctcgccgtcttcggcTCCCATTGCCTGCAGAGCTACCCCGCGAGCTTCGAGGAGGTCGTGCCGGCCTTCACGGATTGCACGCTGACCGACACCGACTACGTGGCCAACGActgcgacgatgccggcagCTCGTGGGAGGCGGCCaacctcggcatcggcgcccaCCTGCACGAGACGGGCCACCTGTTCGGCTGTCCCCACCAGGAGAGCGGTGTCATGCTTCGGGACTACGTCGTCCTCAACCGGACCTTTGTCTCGCGCGAGGCCTTCTCCACCAGGACCAAGTCCAAGGGCGGCCTGGCGCTGCAGGAGGACGAGTGCGGCTGGCATCGGTTGGATGCCCTCCGCTTCCGCGCTCACCCTGCCTTCCGTCTCCCCAACGACGCGCCCATGAACCCGGACGAAAGCGTGCAGGCGTTCGCGACggagtcgtcggccgtcctggtcgtggccgccgcggGCATCTCGTTCGTCGAGATATtcggcgaaggcgacgacgtctGCCGCTCGTGGATCGAGTTCCCGACGGAGAACGCGCCGGTGCAACGGCAGGTGACTCTTCACGAGCTCGACCTCCGAGCGCGCCTGCCCGATGCCAAGCGGAAGGGTCGCATGAGGATATCCATCAAATCGCACGGCGGCGGGTCGCTgaccatcgacgacgtcaaggatTTCCTGGGCAAAAAGTCGTTTGTCAAGCTGGGCAACGGCAAGGTGGCCTCGAGGAGCCACCGGCTCGGCGAGTCGGGCACGGATGGGAGCGAGTCGCAAGATCTCGTCTTCacgagcgccgccgagcatggcAGGGTGATGTCGCGCATCATCGTCTACCacggctcggccgtcgacggcatcgagttcgtctacgacgacgagtcgacgCAGCACTTTGGCATGAAGAACGGGCAGCAAGGCGGCGGTACGCTTGAGTTTG ATATCAGGCGTGGCGAGTATCTTTGCGGCTTTGTCGTGCGAGCCGGTCACTGGATCGATGCCGTGCAAATCCTGACGAGTCTCGGACGAAAATCACCCATGTTTGGCAACGCCCGCGGCGGATCTGC CCCCTCTTCCCGCAGTCACACCTTGATACCGCCCCGCGGTTACTCCATCTGCGGCATCTCGGGCTCCTTTGGCTCTTTGGTCGATGGATTCTCCATTCTCATCAAGCGATAA